In one Bacillus thuringiensis genomic region, the following are encoded:
- a CDS encoding ATP-binding protein, which produces MVLKFKKLKLQPRITLTISTLILVVLMLTSYLFYYILSETVEEQIGKRALHVAKTVAAIPEIKEAFQKENPASIIQPIAERIRMDTEADFIVVGNKEGIRYAHPERDKIGEAMIGGDNKGVLLEGKSYVSKATGSLGPSLRGKVPIRNQENEIIGVVSVGFSMDDIHGAVEVYGKRVFWITIIGLLIGVIGSIYLAASIKRMMFGMEPEEISSLYEEHSTVIQSVREGIIVIDKNGMISLVNQAAYDILSLDKQQNIIGEFILNVIPNSTILDVLQTGEEQFDRQLNIKGQAVIANRLPIKVKNKVTGVVSSLRLKSEMDQLTAELSQTKQYTEALRAQAHEYNNLLYTLSGLIQLESYEDALELIHKETAVYQDFVQFIMKRIQNPWLGGILIGFYNRARELKIDFMLDRESGLDKLSPHIESNYVVSILGNLITNAFEAIEKNEENDKTVRMFVTDIGEEIVIEVEDSGQGIHDEIITSIFYKGFSTKEGGERGYGLAKVKELVEDLNGSIAIEKGDLGGALFIIALPKERGE; this is translated from the coding sequence ATGGTTTTGAAATTTAAAAAATTAAAACTCCAACCGAGAATTACATTAACTATAAGTACACTTATTTTAGTTGTACTTATGCTAACGAGTTATTTATTTTATTACATATTATCTGAAACGGTAGAAGAGCAAATTGGGAAACGAGCTTTGCATGTTGCGAAAACAGTTGCTGCTATACCTGAAATAAAGGAAGCTTTTCAAAAAGAAAACCCAGCTTCTATCATTCAGCCGATTGCAGAAAGAATTCGAATGGATACAGAGGCTGACTTCATTGTAGTTGGAAATAAAGAGGGGATTCGATATGCGCATCCTGAGCGAGATAAAATAGGAGAAGCGATGATTGGTGGAGATAACAAAGGTGTTTTATTAGAAGGAAAATCATATGTTTCGAAAGCAACTGGATCATTAGGCCCTTCATTACGTGGAAAAGTTCCAATCCGTAATCAGGAAAATGAAATCATTGGTGTGGTGTCTGTTGGATTTTCAATGGATGATATTCATGGAGCGGTAGAGGTGTATGGAAAGCGTGTATTTTGGATTACAATAATAGGGCTATTAATTGGAGTAATCGGCTCTATATATTTAGCGGCAAGTATAAAAAGAATGATGTTCGGTATGGAACCAGAAGAAATTTCATCTTTATATGAAGAGCATAGTACAGTGATTCAATCTGTACGTGAAGGGATTATTGTAATCGATAAAAATGGCATGATTAGTTTAGTCAATCAAGCAGCCTATGATATTCTTTCGCTAGATAAACAACAAAATATTATTGGGGAATTTATTTTAAATGTAATTCCTAATTCAACGATACTAGATGTACTTCAAACTGGTGAAGAACAGTTTGATCGCCAATTAAATATAAAAGGACAGGCTGTTATTGCGAACCGTCTACCTATTAAAGTAAAGAATAAAGTAACTGGCGTTGTATCGAGCTTACGTTTGAAATCTGAAATGGATCAGTTAACAGCAGAATTATCTCAGACGAAGCAATATACAGAGGCATTACGAGCGCAAGCGCACGAATATAACAATTTATTGTATACGCTTTCAGGTCTTATCCAATTAGAATCATACGAAGATGCTTTAGAGCTTATTCATAAGGAAACAGCGGTATATCAAGATTTTGTTCAATTTATTATGAAGCGGATTCAAAATCCATGGCTAGGTGGAATTTTAATTGGATTTTATAATAGAGCACGAGAGTTGAAGATTGATTTTATGCTAGATAGAGAAAGTGGTTTAGACAAATTAAGTCCACATATTGAGAGTAATTATGTCGTTTCTATTTTAGGAAATTTAATTACGAATGCATTTGAAGCAATTGAAAAAAATGAAGAGAATGATAAGACAGTAAGGATGTTTGTAACTGATATTGGAGAAGAAATAGTAATTGAAGTGGAAGATTCAGGGCAAGGGATTCATGATGAAATAATTACTAGCATATTCTATAAAGGCTTTTCGACGAAAGAAGGAGGAGAGCGAGGATATGGATTAGCAAAAGTGAAAGAGTTAGTAGAAGATTTAAATGGAAGTATTGCAATTGAAAAAGGGGATTTAGGTGGTGCGTTATTTATTATTGCACTACCGAAAGAGAGAGGCGAATAG
- a CDS encoding response regulator translates to MGEEIEVLIVEDDIRIADIHRRFTEKIEGFKVIGTATTGEQAKEWLELVKPQLVLLDVYLPDMQGTELVTYIRNHLHDTDIIMITAASETDVVRHALRGGVTDYIVKPLMFDRFKASLESYQKKIVQLKKNNQLSTEQIEHLWSQRGVKGNEMEYAPKGIDPLTLAKIKKNMLTVNEEGITAEVLSSMVGVSRSTARRYLEYLISGKKVHAELIYGSVGRPERRYFLTSS, encoded by the coding sequence ATGGGTGAGGAGATTGAAGTATTAATTGTAGAAGATGATATTCGGATTGCTGACATTCATCGTCGTTTTACTGAAAAAATTGAGGGATTTAAAGTAATTGGAACGGCAACGACTGGAGAACAAGCGAAAGAATGGCTAGAGCTTGTGAAGCCACAGCTCGTGTTATTAGATGTGTACTTACCTGATATGCAAGGAACGGAACTTGTCACATATATTAGGAATCATTTGCACGATACAGATATTATTATGATTACAGCGGCATCGGAAACAGATGTAGTGAGGCACGCCCTGCGGGGCGGAGTAACAGATTATATTGTAAAGCCACTAATGTTTGATCGATTTAAGGCGAGTTTGGAAAGTTATCAAAAAAAGATTGTGCAGCTGAAGAAAAATAATCAATTATCTACAGAACAAATAGAACATTTATGGTCTCAAAGAGGCGTAAAGGGAAATGAAATGGAATATGCCCCGAAAGGGATAGACCCCTTAACTTTAGCAAAAATAAAAAAAAATATGTTAACAGTTAATGAAGAAGGGATTACAGCAGAGGTACTAAGTTCAATGGTAGGCGTAAGTCGATCAACTGCAAGGCGCTATTTAGAGTATTTGATATCTGGGAAGAAAGTCCACGCAGAGCTAATATATGGAAGTGTTGGGAGACCGGAGAGGCGTTATTTTCTTACTTCTTCATAA
- a CDS encoding methyl-accepting chemotaxis protein encodes MKQTSEATEQITQAIEQVSSSAEIQTKEVEEGATLLEEVTEGIQRVADSSSLVSTASMYTKKKAENGGKLVEQTVNQMQLIHESVSQSDKIIGLLDDKSKQIGAILEVIQHIAEQTNLLALNAAIEAARAGEQGRGFAIVADEVRKLAEQSGQSSTEIGKLVKEIQFDIKETVSSMNQVGTEVQSGLVVVNETKQSFAEILKSTNDTVVQIDSMVDVAKQMTVDAKQVSASINEIAATIEENAASVQNIAGSSEEQLASVDEINAAAVHLSQMAEELQEMISKFKV; translated from the coding sequence ATGAAGCAGACAAGCGAAGCAACGGAACAAATTACACAGGCGATAGAGCAAGTATCAAGTAGTGCAGAAATACAAACGAAAGAAGTTGAAGAAGGAGCAACATTGTTAGAAGAAGTTACAGAAGGAATTCAGCGTGTTGCAGATAGTTCTTCATTAGTATCTACAGCCTCTATGTATACGAAGAAAAAAGCTGAAAATGGTGGGAAGTTAGTTGAACAAACAGTGAATCAAATGCAATTAATTCATGAGTCTGTTTCACAGTCAGACAAAATCATTGGTTTATTAGACGATAAGTCGAAACAAATTGGAGCAATCCTCGAAGTGATTCAACATATTGCAGAACAGACAAATTTATTAGCGTTAAATGCGGCAATTGAGGCTGCGAGAGCTGGAGAGCAAGGAAGAGGATTTGCAATTGTAGCAGATGAAGTGCGAAAACTAGCAGAACAATCAGGACAGTCTTCTACGGAAATTGGGAAACTAGTGAAAGAGATTCAATTTGATATAAAAGAAACAGTAAGCTCTATGAATCAAGTTGGAACAGAAGTACAATCAGGACTTGTAGTTGTAAATGAAACGAAGCAAAGCTTTGCCGAAATATTAAAGTCTACAAATGATACAGTTGTACAAATTGATAGCATGGTAGATGTAGCAAAACAAATGACGGTAGATGCAAAGCAAGTAAGTGCATCTATTAATGAAATTGCAGCTACGATTGAAGAAAATGCAGCAAGTGTTCAAAATATTGCTGGTTCCTCTGAGGAACAATTAGCTTCAGTAGATGAAATAAATGCAGCAGCAGTCCATTTATCACAAATGGCAGAAGAATTACAAGAGATGATTAGTAAGTTTAAAGTGTAA